The following coding sequences are from one Cervus canadensis isolate Bull #8, Minnesota chromosome 4, ASM1932006v1, whole genome shotgun sequence window:
- the LOC122440623 gene encoding olfactory receptor 7A17-like — MEPGNQTGISEFILLGLSEEVLLQPLLFWSFLFMYLVTFIGNLLIILAIITDSHLHTPMFFFLFNLSFSDMCFTSTTIPKMLWNIQTQSQVITYEGCIVQMYFFMLFGILDNILLTVMAYDRFAAICHPLQYMIIMNPKFCDLLLLTSWLVSVLDSLLHGLMILRLSFCTKLEIHHFFCELYEVVQLACSDTFLNDLMIYFASGVLVIVPLTGILFSYSKIVSSILKISSTRGKYKAFSTCVSHLSTVSLFYGTSLGVYLSSASTQNSRATAVASVMYTVVTPMLNPFIYSLKNRDIKQALKTLFSREMFSV, encoded by the coding sequence ATGGAACCAGGAAACCAAACCGGTATATCAGAATTTATCCTCCTGGGACTCTCAGAAGAGGTATTATTGCAGCCTCTCCTCTTTTGGAGCTTCCTGTTCATGTACCTGGTCACCTTCATTGGGAACCTTCTCATCATCCTGGCCATTATCACCgactcccacctccacacacccatgtttttctttctcttcaaccTATCTTTTTCAGACATGTGTTTCACCTCTACCACCATCCCAAAGATGCTGTGGAACATCCAGACTCAGAGTCAAGTTATCACCTATGAAGGCTGCATTGTACAGATgtattttttcatgctttttggGATATTAGACAACATCCTCTTGACTGTGATGGCTTATGACCGGTTTGCAGCCATCTGTCACCCACTGCAGTACATGATCATCATGAACCCTAAGTTCTGTGACCTCCTGCTTCTGACATCCTGGTTAGTGAGTGTCCTCGACTCTCTGTTACATGGCTTAATGATTTTGCGACTCTCTTTTTGCACAAAATTGGAAATTCATCACTTTTTTTGTGAACTTTATGAGGTGGTTCAGCTTGCTTGTTCTGATACTTTCCTCAATGACCTGATGATATATTTTGCAAGTGGAGTTCTGGTTATTGTTCCACTCACTGGTATCCTTTTCTCTTACTCTAAGATTGTATCCtccattttgaaaatttcatcCACAAGGGGCAAGTATAAAGCATTTTCCACATGTGTGTCTCACCTCTCAACTGTCTCCTTGTTCTATGGTACAAGCCTTGGGGTGTATCTTAGCTCTGCTAGCACACAAAACTCCAGGGCAACTGCAGTAGCCTCagtgatgtacactgtggtcacaCCCATGCTGAATCCTTTTATCTACAGtcttaaaaacagagacataaagCAAGCCCTTAAAACACTCTTCAGCAGAGAAATGTTCTCAGTATAA